Sequence from the Pseudophaeobacter arcticus DSM 23566 genome:
CAATCACGTCCTTGCCGGCATAGGTTTTCACCCGCCCCGATGGCTCCATATAGTCATAAAACAGACGCCCCTTCACCTTGCGCACCGTGACCCGATCATACTCCATCGCAAAGAGATTGATCACCTCGCCGCGCCGGTCGCGCTCGATGTAGCTATAGGCGCGCCCCGGCCCAAAGACCTGGGCAAAAAACGTCTCGCGCCAACTGAACGAGGTGGTGCTGTCATTGACCGCCGCCCCCAACACATCGGCCACGCCGCCGGTTAGTTTCTTGTCTCCGCCCGTCTCATCGGTCTTTTCAAACACCTCAATCGGCAATCCCGCCATCGCCGCCGACAGAAAGTTGATCGCGTCCCAGACCGCTGGCAGCGACAGCGCCTCTTTCATGGTCACGCCCTCGGAGGTGCCGCCATTCAGAACATCCGCAATGCTGGTCGCATTACCGTCCACCTGCCCACTGTCCACCAGCACTTGGGCGCGATCCTCTGGCGCCGCCTCGGCCACAGCCCGGTCACGGCGCAATCTGCCCATCAATCCCACAGGTCATCCTCCATTGAATAGCCATCATCGGCCCAGGGCGACTGCTCCGGCAGGCCACGGTCCCGGCACAGCGCCATGCCCGCCGACATCGCAAGCGACACCATGCCATCAATCCGGCCATGGGCCTTTTCCTTGTCAAACATCCGGTGCCCGGTGCGGTTCTCGGCGTAGGTCACCGAGGCCGCCATGCTGTCCAGCAGCGGGTTCTTGGCAACCATGAGCCGCCCATCGTAAATTGCGTTTTCCAGCTTGTTGATCGAATCCGGCATCCACAGATAGATCTCGACCTCTTCCCCCGGTTTGGTCGGATCCGGCACCTTGTCCAGGATCCGCTTCTGGAAGCCCTGCGGATGCACCTCGCTTGGCAACAACAGCCCCTTTTCCGTCAGGCTGTCCTTCAGCCGCTCCAGCCCATATTGGTCGCAGGCAATCACCTCTGGCAGATAGCGCGCGTTCAGATCCGCCAGCGCATCCGCCAGCCAGGGGTATTTCAACCGCTCGCCGGGGATCGCCTCGATATGGCCCTGATCGGCCCAGAGATCATAAGGCGCCTGATCGCGGCCCGCGCGCTCCAGCAGCGTATCCTTTGGCGTCCAGAACCAGGTCTTTGACACCAGTTGTTCCGCGTCCTTGGTGGCATCCAGCACCCAGGTCAGGGTGAGCGCAGTGAAGTCCCGCACCTGGCTCAGATCCAGCCCGCCAAAACAGCGGTATCCCTTTTCGGTCAAGGCCTCTGCATCCACATCACCATGGCAGGCCACCCAGGCATCGCGCTTGATCGCCGCCTTTACCGATTGCGTCCACTGGCAAAAATGCAGCCGCGCAATGCCATTGCGCTTGCCCGGCATCATCCGCGCCTGTTTCACAACACCCCGCAGATACTCTTCCTCAATCGTCACCCCCAAAAGCGGGTTCACCTTCACCCAGCAGCTGGGGTCATTCTCCCAATCGTCGCCGTCATCCAGCGCGCAGATGAACGCAAAGGTGCTGTCATCCTCCTGCACCCCGGTCACCACATTGACCCCGTGCTGGTGCTCTTCCCAACAGATCGATTTCTTGTCGGTGCCCGAATTGGTCGCCATGCACAAAAGCGGCTGTTTGCGGAACTTGAAGCCCCGCTCCAGCATATCGATCACATCGCGGTTGGGATGTTCATGCACCTCATCGGTCAGCGCGCAATGGGGGCGCGGCCCCGACTGCGCCTTTTCCGCCGACAGCGGCTTGAACTTGCGCTTGTCGCCCGACTTGCCAACATAGGTCAGCTGCCAGACCGGGTTTTCCCCAAGCTGTTTCACCCGGCGTTTCAGCACCGGCGACTGATCCACCATCGCCACCGCATCCTGGAATAAAATGCCCGCCTGGTCTTTTTTCGCAGCCGCCGCGTAAACTTCGGCGCGCGGCTCACCATCCGCCACCATCATATAGAGACCAATGCCGCCCAGCATGGGCGACTTGCCGTTGCCCTTGCCTTCCTCATCATAGAACCGGGTAAAGCGGCGCAGCCAGGCCCCATGGGTGGCGCTGAACTTCTTCCAGCCAAACAGCGAGCCGATCCGGAACGCCTGGCTGGGGTGCAGATGAAAGGGCCGCCCCTCAAACTGGCCGCCATTGAGCCGCAACACCTGGGGAAAGAAGCTGATCGCCCGCTGCGCCGCCACCAGATCCCATTTGAGGCCGCGCTTTGGCCCCTCGATCAGATCGCGCAGGTGCCGCTCAGCCGCCGCCCGCACATAGGGCCCGGCGGTGATTGCNCCAGCNACAACATCCTGCGCCCAGGCCGTGACCGGATCCTCCTCATAGCTGATCCGCACCGCAGTGTCGCTCACGTCATGAACCCCTCTGGGCTATTGGGATCGGGGAAGTCAAAGCCCATCTGGCCACCGCCTGACAGCCCCCGNTCGGCNGCNGGCGTCATGCCAAAATCATTTGCCAGCCCCCGGATCTGCCGGAAGGTTTCATTCAGCTGCGCCACCTCAGGCCGCGCCTTGATCTGGGTGCCGTTGCGGGTCTGGCTCACATAGGTCTCCCCCAGCTCTTCCAGCTCCAGCTCGATCCGGTCATGGCGCACCACCGCCTTGCACAGCTGCAAAAACGGCTGCAGGTGCTGGGGTTTCAGCCGGTCAACAGTTGGGTGACACAGCGGCAGCGCCAGCCGGTCAAAGGTCCAGCGCAGCTGGCCGGTCAGCCCCTCGGGGCGCAATTCCTCAAGCCGGGCGCGGGCGCGCTCTTGCAGATTATGCGGCTGCACCCCCTCATCGGTGAGCGGAACAACCTTTTCCTCTGTTGGCTTGCGGCCCCGTGCCATGTTGTGACTTCCTCCCATAACCTGTGGTTTTTTCTATTCAATTAGGGCTTTGCGCACAGAAAGGTTCTCCCTCCGGTTTCCACCAAAAGGGATTTTCCTGCCGACCCTCCCCCTCCCCATCACGGGGTGGACCTCTGGTCTACTGATTGGCGGGATGCAGCGGGTCGATGGGCCAGCCATCGCTGCCGCGTTCCTGCGAGAAGCCCCGTGTTTCCAGCCGCTGCTTGTTCTGGTCATGGTCATCCGGGCACAGCGTCTGCAGGTTGCCCGGATCCAGAAACAAGGTCCGGTCGCCGCGATGCGGGATCAGGTGATCCACCACCAGAAACCGCCGCCGTGCATTGGTCTGCTCCGCACCCGCCGAGGTCAGCGAGCCATCATTCAGGATGCCGCGCCGCAGACAGGCCCGGCACAGCGGTTCCCGCTCCAGGTGCTGCGGACGCAACCGACGCCGCCATGCCGACAGATTGTAAAGGTGGTGATATTCGCTTCGGGCTGTCATTCGCTGGCCCCCAGAACGCAAAATGCCCGAGGCGGGGTTTCCGCTTCGGGCATGAATAAGGTGTTGGCATCTTGTCTAGAGATTGAGATCCTGACCGTCAAGCCCCGCGCCAGGGATTGCGCGCAGGCATCGCCTGAGACACCGTGAACGAGGTCAGAGGGCAAGCCACCTGCAACACATAACGCAGATGCAACAAGGCCCCGTACCACGCCAGATAGCGCCGCCGTGCCGCTGCCACATCACGCGCCGACCCGGCATAACTCACCCGACACCAGGACCCGTTTGCCTTGGTGCCCAGCTGGCTGGCCGGCCACCGCGCGCCAAGTTCTGTGCACCGCTCTGTCACCGCAAACCGGCCATGCCGACTTCCCCGCCATGCAACCGGACCGCAGCTTGCCCGCAGACCAATCATGCAGTCAGGCCGCTGGCCGACACGGGCCAGCTCGGCGATCTCAACAGCCATGCGGCGCCCGCCCTGGCTGTCCGGCAGACTGGCAAGGGAGGCCGCAACCATATCCGCATCGTGGTGACGCGGTGAGCAACCGCCG
This genomic interval carries:
- a CDS encoding terminase large subunit encodes the protein MSDTAVRISYEEDPVTAWAQDVVAGAITAGPYVRAAAERHLRDLIEGPKRGLKWDLVAAQRAISFFPQVLRLNGGQFEGRPFHLHPSQAFRIGSLFGWKKFSATHGAWLRRFTRFYDEEGKGNGKSPMLGGIGLYMMVADGEPRAEVYAAAAKKDQAGILFQDAVAMVDQSPVLKRRVKQLGENPVWQLTYVGKSGDKRKFKPLSAEKAQSGPRPHCALTDEVHEHPNRDVIDMLERGFKFRKQPLLCMATNSGTDKKSICWEEHQHGVNVVTGVQEDDSTFAFICALDDGDDWENDPSCWVKVNPLLGVTIEEEYLRGVVKQARMMPGKRNGIARLHFCQWTQSVKAAIKRDAWVACHGDVDAEALTEKGYRCFGGLDLSQVRDFTALTLTWVLDATKDAEQLVSKTWFWTPKDTLLERAGRDQAPYDLWADQGHIEAIPGERLKYPWLADALADLNARYLPEVIACDQYGLERLKDSLTEKGLLLPSEVHPQGFQKRILDKVPDPTKPGEEVEIYLWMPDSINKLENAIYDGRLMVAKNPLLDSMAASVTYAENRTGHRMFDKEKAHGRIDGMVSLAMSAGMALCRDRGLPEQSPWADDGYSMEDDLWD
- a CDS encoding P27 family phage terminase small subunit produces the protein MGGSHNMARGRKPTEEKVVPLTDEGVQPHNLQERARARLEELRPEGLTGQLRWTFDRLALPLCHPTVDRLKPQHLQPFLQLCKAVVRHDRIELELEELGETYVSQTRNGTQIKARPEVAQLNETFRQIRGLANDFGMTPAAXRGLSGGGQMGFDFPDPNSPEGFMT
- a CDS encoding HNH endonuclease signature motif containing protein, which produces MTARSEYHHLYNLSAWRRRLRPQHLEREPLCRACLRRGILNDGSLTSAGAEQTNARRRFLVVDHLIPHRGDRTLFLDPGNLQTLCPDDHDQNKQRLETRGFSQERGSDGWPIDPLHPANQ